Proteins encoded in a region of the Paenibacillus sp. W2I17 genome:
- a CDS encoding heavy metal translocating P-type ATPase gives MGTGQEQVKRELLLDGLDCANCALKIENGVKKIKGINECSVNFVTKTLSLHTTSDMDEQVVEEAKRKVLRLEPHIRISEKGKQMNGHVHTHTGSAVGAHKHRHDHTGHDHGHSHSHGKHSHEHGAGQTKVLLARLAAGSVLLAAAIWSPLEGWAQFTLYALAYLIAGGDIVLQASKNIIRGQVFDEYFLMSVATLGAFAIGEYPEGVAVMLFYQLGELFQGMAVNRSRKSIQALMDIRPDYANILTGSGDETRRVSPEDVRIGDRIVVKAGERVPLDGIVRAGRSMVDTSALTGESVPRELEPGSDVLSGFVNKNGMLTIEVTKTFGESTVSKILDLVQNASSRKAKTEHFISKFARYYTPVVVILAAVIAFVPPLILSGATFADWIYRALVFLVISCPCALVVSIPLGFFGGIGAASRNGILVKGSNYLEALNDVKVVVFDKTGTLTKGVFKVTAIRPEGGRTEEELMKLAAIAEANSNHPIAESIRVAWAKAIPTQGVEGYDEVAGHGIKVSVDGREVLAGNAKLMKQAGISYTTPETTGTIVHVAEAGTYVGHLIIADEVKDDAAAAIQALKKLGIRKTVMLTGDAKAVGDAVGRELGVDEVYAELLPQDKVERLEQLEAAKSPKEKMVFVGDGINDTPVLARADVGVAMGGLGSDAAIEAADVVIMTDEPSKLASAIRIAKRTRMIVWQNIAFALGVKAIFLLLGVFGIATMWEAVFSDVGVTVLAVLNAMRVLRVKNI, from the coding sequence ATGGGAACCGGACAGGAACAGGTGAAAAGGGAACTGCTGCTTGATGGACTGGATTGTGCGAACTGCGCATTGAAGATCGAAAATGGCGTCAAAAAAATTAAGGGCATTAACGAATGCTCTGTCAATTTTGTTACCAAAACATTATCGCTACACACCACTTCCGACATGGATGAACAGGTAGTGGAAGAAGCGAAGCGCAAAGTGCTTCGGCTGGAGCCTCATATTCGCATTTCGGAAAAAGGAAAACAGATGAACGGACATGTGCACACCCATACAGGGAGTGCAGTTGGTGCGCATAAACACCGTCATGACCATACTGGACATGATCATGGACACTCACATTCACATGGCAAACACTCGCATGAACATGGTGCAGGACAGACAAAAGTGTTGCTTGCTCGTCTTGCTGCAGGTTCTGTGTTGCTCGCAGCCGCAATCTGGTCGCCGCTGGAGGGCTGGGCACAGTTTACTCTATATGCGCTCGCATATCTGATTGCCGGGGGAGATATCGTGCTCCAGGCGTCCAAAAACATCATCCGCGGTCAGGTATTCGATGAATACTTCCTGATGTCCGTCGCTACCTTGGGTGCCTTTGCGATTGGAGAGTATCCAGAAGGGGTAGCGGTTATGCTGTTTTATCAGCTCGGGGAGCTGTTTCAGGGCATGGCGGTTAATCGGTCACGCAAGTCGATTCAAGCGCTCATGGACATTCGCCCTGACTACGCGAATATCCTGACGGGTTCGGGTGACGAGACACGGCGTGTATCTCCGGAAGACGTACGGATTGGTGATCGTATTGTCGTGAAAGCAGGAGAGCGAGTACCGCTGGATGGTATCGTTAGAGCTGGGCGTTCCATGGTGGACACTTCTGCTCTGACAGGTGAATCCGTACCTCGTGAATTGGAGCCCGGAAGTGATGTACTGAGTGGATTTGTGAACAAAAATGGTATGCTGACAATTGAAGTTACCAAAACGTTTGGTGAATCAACGGTATCCAAGATTTTGGACCTGGTGCAGAACGCGAGCAGTCGGAAAGCGAAAACAGAACATTTTATTAGTAAATTTGCTCGTTATTACACACCGGTTGTTGTTATCCTTGCAGCCGTGATTGCATTTGTTCCGCCGTTGATACTTAGTGGTGCAACATTTGCCGATTGGATCTATCGTGCATTGGTCTTCCTGGTTATCTCATGCCCTTGTGCGCTGGTGGTTTCTATTCCACTTGGATTCTTTGGTGGTATCGGAGCAGCTTCACGTAACGGGATTCTTGTCAAAGGCAGTAACTACCTTGAAGCGTTGAACGATGTGAAAGTCGTTGTTTTTGATAAAACGGGTACACTAACCAAAGGTGTATTCAAAGTAACAGCCATTCGTCCCGAAGGTGGACGTACGGAAGAAGAACTGATGAAGCTGGCAGCCATTGCGGAAGCCAACTCCAATCATCCGATTGCCGAATCCATTCGCGTAGCTTGGGCCAAGGCCATTCCTACGCAAGGTGTGGAAGGTTATGATGAGGTTGCCGGACACGGGATTAAGGTGAGTGTCGATGGTCGGGAAGTGCTGGCAGGCAACGCCAAATTAATGAAGCAGGCAGGTATATCCTATACCACACCAGAGACGACAGGAACGATAGTTCACGTGGCTGAAGCTGGCACGTATGTTGGTCATCTGATCATTGCCGATGAAGTCAAGGATGATGCAGCCGCGGCCATTCAGGCGCTGAAGAAACTCGGCATCCGCAAAACGGTCATGCTGACAGGTGATGCCAAAGCCGTAGGTGACGCGGTAGGACGTGAGCTGGGTGTGGATGAGGTATACGCTGAATTGTTGCCACAGGATAAAGTCGAACGACTGGAGCAACTGGAAGCTGCCAAATCTCCGAAGGAAAAAATGGTGTTTGTCGGTGACGGTATCAACGATACACCTGTACTGGCGCGCGCCGATGTGGGCGTGGCCATGGGTGGGCTCGGCTCGGATGCCGCGATTGAAGCGGCTGATGTGGTCATCATGACCGATGAACCGTCGAAACTAGCGAGTGCAATCCGCATTGCTAAGCGTACA
- a CDS encoding metalloregulator ArsR/SmtB family transcription factor, whose protein sequence is MEQPVKAPSECDAACSGTEADVQTIRTSLIDRETSSEMADWFKAFSDPTRLRIIDALLQKELCVHDLTVLLDMGQSAISHQLRSLRNMRIVKRRKEGKTVYYSLDDAHIEQIFLQTLQHIKHS, encoded by the coding sequence ATGGAACAACCGGTTAAAGCACCAAGCGAATGTGATGCAGCCTGCTCAGGCACTGAAGCCGACGTGCAGACGATTCGCACTTCACTCATAGATCGGGAGACGTCTTCCGAGATGGCAGATTGGTTCAAGGCATTCAGCGACCCCACACGTCTACGTATTATTGATGCGCTGTTACAGAAGGAATTATGTGTTCATGACCTGACGGTTCTGCTCGACATGGGACAGTCGGCCATTTCACACCAGCTGCGTTCTCTCCGCAACATGCGGATCGTCAAGCGACGCAAGGAAGGCAAGACCGTGTACTACTCTCTGGATGATGCTCACATTGAGCAGATTTTCCTGCAAACGCTCCAGCATATCAAACACAGCTAG
- a CDS encoding AI-2E family transporter: MEQPEQPRVWPERFKRFFLNNKFVLFLLILLLVGLNVMVLTKVSFVLHPLAVLIKTIVLPIILSGILYYLLNPIVDVMERWKIKRGWSILILYLAIGGILTVVVLAVIPVVRNQIMGLIENFPTYSETVKQQFEELTGSQLFGQFQETVNLNSQDWWGTISQKATEILNSTWTKLGGFLGAFTETVLSIVTVPFILFYLLKDGKKLPAKILSFLPIKSRTGAMHVLEDINHQISSFIRGQIIVSFCIGILLYIGYMVIGLDYALILAIIASFTSVVPYLGPAIAITPALIVALVTSPVMLLKMVAVWTIVQLIEGKFISPQIMGKTLKIHPITIIFVILTSGNLFGVVGILLAVPGYAVLKVCVSHIFNWFKDRSGLYDPNKNNLL; this comes from the coding sequence ATGGAGCAACCTGAGCAACCCCGCGTTTGGCCGGAGCGGTTCAAGCGATTTTTTCTTAACAACAAGTTTGTCCTATTTCTGCTGATTCTGCTGTTGGTGGGACTGAACGTGATGGTTCTGACCAAAGTATCCTTTGTTCTTCATCCGCTCGCAGTACTCATCAAAACCATTGTGCTACCTATTATTCTGTCAGGCATACTCTATTATCTGCTGAATCCGATTGTGGATGTGATGGAGAGGTGGAAAATTAAGCGCGGCTGGTCCATTCTAATCCTGTATCTTGCGATTGGAGGCATTCTGACCGTCGTAGTGCTGGCAGTCATTCCGGTTGTACGGAACCAGATTATGGGGCTGATCGAAAATTTCCCAACATACAGCGAGACGGTAAAACAGCAGTTCGAGGAACTCACGGGCAGCCAACTGTTCGGTCAGTTCCAGGAAACGGTGAATCTGAATTCGCAGGACTGGTGGGGAACAATCTCCCAAAAGGCTACTGAAATTCTGAACTCGACCTGGACCAAATTGGGCGGATTCCTTGGAGCTTTCACTGAGACCGTGCTGTCTATCGTAACGGTTCCATTCATTCTGTTCTATCTGCTGAAAGACGGCAAGAAGCTGCCAGCGAAAATTCTGTCTTTCCTGCCGATCAAGAGCCGTACGGGCGCAATGCATGTGCTGGAAGACATCAATCACCAGATCAGTTCATTCATTCGTGGACAGATTATCGTCAGCTTCTGCATCGGTATTCTACTCTACATCGGTTATATGGTCATTGGTCTGGATTATGCACTGATTCTTGCCATTATCGCCTCGTTCACGAGTGTTGTTCCGTATCTGGGACCAGCAATTGCAATTACACCTGCGTTGATCGTGGCCCTGGTTACTTCGCCGGTGATGCTGCTGAAGATGGTTGCCGTATGGACAATCGTGCAGTTAATCGAGGGTAAATTCATCTCACCACAGATCATGGGCAAAACGCTGAAGATTCATCCCATCACGATTATCTTTGTCATTCTGACTTCGGGTAATCTGTTTGGAGTCGTGGGCATTCTGCTCGCTGTTCCAGGATACGCGGTGCTGAAAGTATGTGTATCACATATCTTCAACTGGTTCAAGGACAGATCCGGCCTGTATGATCCGAACAAAAACAATCTTTTATGA
- a CDS encoding LLM class flavin-dependent oxidoreductase produces MTTENTASSHKEHINDVKLSILDLAPVVVGATPADALRNSLDLAQHAERWGYHRYWVAEHHNMPGIASSATSVVIGYLAGGTKTIRLGSGGIMLPNHAPLVIAEQFGTLESLYPGRIDLGLGRAPGSDRRTSLALRKDLNSGEDFPELLAELRAYFDASATSYHAPVRAVPGEGLNIPIYLLGSSDFSARLAGQLGLPFAFASHFSPDYTRIALETYRNNFQPSDSLKEPHVIVGVNAVVADTDEEAAWLGTTMQQQFLNIIRGTTGLVQPPAEMEGKWTDREKAGVEQTLKAAVNGSPETVRGQLESFIRQTQADELIITSMIYDHKARLHSYELIAQLAGKA; encoded by the coding sequence ATGACTACAGAAAATACGGCTTCATCCCATAAAGAACACATCAACGACGTTAAGCTTTCCATCTTGGATCTGGCTCCTGTCGTAGTGGGTGCAACACCTGCTGATGCTTTGCGCAACAGTCTTGATCTGGCACAGCATGCTGAGCGTTGGGGATATCACCGTTACTGGGTAGCTGAACATCACAACATGCCGGGTATTGCTTCATCCGCAACTTCGGTTGTTATTGGATATCTGGCTGGTGGAACCAAAACGATTCGTCTGGGTTCAGGAGGCATTATGTTGCCCAACCATGCGCCGCTTGTCATCGCTGAGCAGTTCGGCACACTGGAATCCTTGTATCCTGGCAGAATTGACCTGGGACTGGGTCGCGCACCAGGTAGTGACCGTCGTACATCGCTTGCACTACGCAAAGATCTGAACAGTGGGGAAGATTTCCCTGAGTTATTGGCAGAACTTAGAGCATACTTTGATGCTTCGGCGACGTCTTATCATGCACCTGTTCGCGCAGTTCCTGGAGAAGGATTGAATATTCCAATTTACCTCTTGGGGTCCAGTGATTTCAGTGCACGTCTGGCAGGTCAGCTGGGATTGCCGTTTGCTTTTGCCAGCCACTTCTCGCCCGATTACACCCGGATTGCATTAGAGACGTATCGAAACAACTTCCAACCATCTGATAGCTTGAAGGAGCCACATGTTATTGTTGGTGTCAACGCTGTTGTTGCGGATACAGACGAGGAAGCAGCATGGCTGGGTACAACGATGCAACAGCAGTTCCTGAACATTATTCGTGGCACAACGGGATTGGTACAGCCTCCGGCAGAGATGGAAGGCAAATGGACGGATCGTGAGAAAGCTGGTGTGGAGCAGACGCTGAAGGCAGCTGTAAATGGTTCACCAGAAACCGTACGTGGGCAGTTGGAATCCTTCATTCGGCAGACGCAGGCAGATGAACTGATTATTACATCCATGATCTATGATCATAAGGCACGGCTGCATTCCTATGAGTTAATCGCACAATTAGCGGGAAAAGCTTAA
- a CDS encoding helix-turn-helix transcriptional regulator: MEPILIFKALSNETRRQILLWLKNPEQHFPPLELSQHPDGGKNGICVGTIQVKAGLAQSVISSYLLTMLKAGLLLSERRGQWTYYRRNEETIRQFAEYVQNEL; the protein is encoded by the coding sequence ATGGAACCTATACTTATATTCAAAGCATTATCGAACGAGACACGTAGACAAATCTTGTTGTGGCTCAAAAACCCGGAGCAACACTTTCCACCGCTGGAACTATCACAGCATCCGGATGGTGGCAAGAACGGAATCTGTGTTGGCACGATTCAAGTGAAGGCTGGACTGGCTCAGTCGGTTATCTCCAGTTATCTGCTGACCATGCTCAAGGCAGGGTTGCTGCTCTCCGAGCGAAGAGGACAATGGACGTATTATCGGCGCAACGAAGAGACAATCCGTCAGTTTGCCGAGTACGTGCAGAACGAGTTATAA
- a CDS encoding YolD-like family protein — protein sequence MASKLTANGVYEGSRIILPEHREAYLVQEALQRRRGKPTLDEQEMQLIEDAIFESYQECKSITLTVFNPFDDEVLRGVVTSIDKPNRQIKLVRGEEDYSFIKIEEIINASI from the coding sequence GTGGCAAGCAAATTGACCGCCAATGGCGTTTACGAAGGATCAAGAATTATCCTTCCAGAACACAGGGAGGCATACTTGGTTCAAGAAGCACTACAAAGGCGCCGGGGGAAACCGACCCTTGATGAACAAGAAATGCAGCTCATTGAGGATGCGATTTTTGAATCGTACCAGGAATGCAAGTCAATTACCCTCACAGTGTTCAACCCGTTTGATGACGAGGTGCTGCGGGGTGTTGTCACATCAATTGATAAGCCGAATAGGCAGATCAAACTTGTCCGAGGGGAAGAAGATTACAGCTTCATTAAAATAGAAGAGATCATCAACGCAAGCATATAA
- a CDS encoding alpha/beta hydrolase — MSNIIFIPGIKGTELFLDTNKKWFPKNLDDLKDLHIENDNLVVGNPINSVTAFTTFTVNIYKGIYDNFSVEDGEIDFFGYDWRKDIQTHVPALVDRIRDLSKKGKVTVVAHSMGGMLAKIAILKMDELGLMDCIENLITIGTPWGGSPDAFKALAYGEPGFYAEFKPIFGLLYSYGDTRKLARQCPSVYQLLPSESYYKDETGKFIKYRETKEDSQYMDVIQKVQTFFNEEYQENNPEFSVVPDVWHAYMKPVQEAMLKPMPLGLKHHCIVGHKFPTLCSLPDGTSEKYNKFKFKSDFTNGDAVVPLLSGIPQHEADLYYVKGEHGKLCSDEVVIKLLKSLLNEQLDALPKGVSKECNMKLKWELKTRLLCPIETTIMDSEGRYVAGAYDTDIVEQSPMLDETEVKYVSVGDSQYIFFEKFNEDLTIQINSYETGVADISAEYMDEDDKIIELEFDPLPVDRGLTALVTIPVKERIESANIQRRGSIVSNKRIKTIARVETVEKKLPDRANLKVSVATTEDSKKAYRRDVFNGQVLLTIDSTNDEILDRLFFSINNATPQEYTAPTILNLPSGIFELQAFGKDTFDRPIKTKTFKFTIDNAQPVTELSMISTPDGMIIDFEPHTVGSKVKDTFYKITVGSELIAEGVWDEEPLSLPWGILNIDSNAKITIEYNSISEFNVVEDLKSLEIALGNIPQLMWDENTGYVTPEIVLNNLLKYTSIDFNSFEIYANIKNTDNIKLNKNNPRLTLNEGIKDNVKSVRFISDLVSFEVMFLEKYGLYFIDFPTEKLKVGNSYTFSFELLPDRGDDPILNTNPQARIKSPKASKIPDKHLEIKLIDGRFYSSFHVDESFVQFKNKLVITDVKNTHPPLRESTLITKEE; from the coding sequence GTGTCAAATATAATTTTTATTCCCGGGATTAAGGGTACTGAGCTTTTTTTAGATACAAACAAAAAGTGGTTTCCAAAGAATTTGGATGACCTGAAAGACTTACATATAGAGAACGATAATCTCGTTGTAGGTAACCCGATAAATTCTGTAACAGCCTTTACTACATTTACTGTAAATATATACAAGGGTATTTATGATAATTTTTCGGTTGAGGATGGCGAAATTGATTTTTTTGGTTATGATTGGCGCAAAGATATTCAGACCCATGTACCAGCTCTAGTGGATAGAATTAGAGATCTATCAAAAAAAGGAAAAGTCACTGTGGTTGCACATAGCATGGGGGGAATGCTCGCAAAAATAGCTATTCTTAAAATGGATGAACTTGGTTTAATGGATTGTATAGAAAATTTAATTACAATTGGGACACCTTGGGGAGGCTCACCTGATGCTTTTAAAGCTCTAGCATATGGGGAACCCGGTTTCTATGCAGAGTTTAAACCTATTTTTGGTTTATTATACTCATATGGTGATACCAGAAAGCTGGCCAGACAATGTCCGTCAGTTTATCAGTTACTGCCATCAGAAAGTTATTATAAAGATGAAACAGGTAAATTCATCAAATATAGAGAAACAAAAGAAGATTCACAATATATGGATGTAATCCAAAAAGTTCAAACGTTCTTTAATGAAGAGTACCAAGAAAATAATCCGGAATTTTCTGTAGTACCCGATGTTTGGCATGCATATATGAAACCAGTCCAAGAAGCTATGTTAAAGCCGATGCCTTTGGGGTTAAAGCACCATTGCATTGTTGGTCATAAGTTTCCAACTTTATGCAGTCTTCCTGATGGCACAAGCGAAAAATATAACAAATTCAAATTCAAATCTGATTTTACGAATGGAGACGCTGTGGTTCCTTTACTGAGTGGGATACCACAACATGAAGCGGATCTATACTATGTAAAAGGAGAACACGGTAAGCTCTGCTCTGATGAAGTTGTAATCAAACTCCTAAAGTCGTTATTAAATGAGCAATTAGATGCACTACCTAAAGGCGTTTCAAAGGAATGCAACATGAAACTTAAGTGGGAACTGAAGACAAGATTATTGTGTCCTATTGAAACAACTATTATGGACTCAGAAGGTAGATATGTTGCTGGTGCCTACGACACTGATATAGTTGAACAAAGTCCAATGCTGGATGAGACTGAAGTTAAGTATGTAAGTGTGGGCGATTCGCAATACATTTTCTTTGAAAAATTTAATGAAGATCTGACAATACAGATAAATTCCTATGAGACTGGTGTAGCCGATATTTCAGCAGAATACATGGATGAGGACGACAAAATAATAGAACTGGAGTTTGACCCATTACCAGTCGACAGAGGGCTTACGGCTTTAGTTACAATTCCTGTTAAAGAAAGAATAGAGTCTGCAAATATTCAGCGAAGAGGGAGCATAGTTTCAAATAAGCGTATTAAAACTATTGCTCGCGTAGAAACTGTAGAGAAGAAGCTCCCAGATAGAGCGAATTTGAAGGTTAGCGTTGCAACAACTGAGGATTCAAAAAAAGCATATCGTCGTGATGTTTTCAATGGCCAAGTTTTATTGACTATAGATTCTACCAACGACGAAATACTTGATAGATTATTTTTCTCCATAAACAATGCTACACCACAAGAGTATACTGCTCCAACTATCTTGAATCTTCCTTCAGGTATCTTTGAATTACAAGCATTCGGCAAAGACACATTTGATAGACCAATTAAAACTAAAACCTTTAAATTCACGATCGACAATGCTCAACCTGTCACAGAACTTAGTATGATATCGACCCCTGACGGGATGATCATTGATTTTGAACCTCATACAGTAGGTTCAAAGGTGAAAGACACTTTCTACAAAATTACTGTCGGGAGTGAATTAATTGCTGAAGGAGTTTGGGATGAAGAGCCTTTATCACTTCCTTGGGGAATTCTTAATATTGATTCGAATGCTAAAATAACAATTGAATATAATTCAATTTCTGAGTTTAATGTAGTTGAAGATTTAAAATCTTTAGAGATAGCTTTAGGAAATATTCCGCAATTAATGTGGGATGAGAATACTGGGTATGTAACTCCTGAGATTGTTTTGAATAACTTATTAAAATATACTTCAATTGATTTCAATTCATTTGAAATTTACGCTAACATAAAAAATACAGACAATATTAAATTAAATAAAAACAATCCAAGATTAACCCTGAATGAAGGTATTAAAGACAATGTTAAGAGTGTTCGATTTATCTCTGATTTGGTAAGCTTTGAAGTGATGTTTTTAGAGAAATATGGATTATATTTCATCGATTTTCCTACAGAGAAACTCAAAGTTGGAAATTCATATACTTTTTCTTTTGAACTTCTACCTGATCGTGGTGATGATCCAATTTTAAACACTAATCCTCAGGCTAGAATAAAATCACCTAAAGCAAGTAAAATTCCCGACAAACATCTTGAGATTAAACTTATAGATGGTAGATTTTACAGTTCTTTTCATGTGGATGAATCGTTTGTTCAATTTAAGAACAAACTGGTTATTACTGACGTCAAAAATACTCATCCACCTTTACGCGAAAGCACATTAATCACTAAAGAAGAATGA
- a CDS encoding DUF3231 family protein, giving the protein MGILSGNPKNEPMHYGEIFSVWQCSTVAKGAVSFYEAFLNHAGDKDLKKILDALIDQAKLEIKECDTLLTDNGIASTPALPQRPRVNLEDIPVGARFTDPEIAAKIASDTSMGLVACSQVMGQSIREDIGALFAKYHITKTALGLRILEMSKEKGWLIPPPLQVK; this is encoded by the coding sequence ATGGGAATATTAAGTGGCAATCCCAAAAATGAACCTATGCATTATGGTGAAATCTTCAGTGTGTGGCAATGTTCAACGGTTGCAAAAGGAGCTGTTTCCTTCTACGAAGCCTTTCTGAATCACGCAGGAGATAAGGATTTGAAAAAAATACTGGATGCATTAATTGATCAAGCTAAATTAGAAATCAAAGAGTGCGATACCCTCCTCACGGATAACGGAATCGCTTCAACACCTGCCTTACCACAAAGACCTCGGGTAAACCTTGAAGACATTCCTGTTGGTGCAAGGTTTACAGATCCTGAAATAGCAGCAAAAATTGCTTCTGACACTTCAATGGGACTAGTTGCTTGTAGTCAAGTTATGGGACAATCGATTAGAGAAGATATTGGAGCATTATTTGCGAAGTATCACATTACTAAAACTGCTTTAGGCTTACGGATTCTAGAGATGAGTAAAGAAAAAGGCTGGCTTATCCCTCCACCTCTTCAAGTAAAGTGA
- a CDS encoding WGxxGxxG family protein: protein MMKKRIITAIASVFLLATLAVPASAQEASVNQQSSNNYQNNSVQANSTNNDNDMDWGWLGLLGLLGLAGMRKRVSDHSNRN from the coding sequence ATGATGAAGAAACGAATAATAACTGCTATTGCTTCAGTTTTTTTGTTGGCAACACTAGCTGTACCCGCATCGGCACAAGAAGCTTCTGTTAATCAGCAATCCAGCAACAATTATCAAAACAACAGCGTACAAGCAAACTCTACAAATAACGACAACGATATGGATTGGGGATGGCTTGGTTTGCTTGGATTGCTAGGCCTAGCTGGAATGCGCAAAAGAGTATCTGACCATTCAAATCGTAATTAA
- a CDS encoding SOS response-associated peptidase — MCGRFTITDPIEQIMDRYMASIADGFEYKPNYNAAPMQHIPTIIGSKDGNRLGSLRWGLVPVWAKDDKIGNKMINARAETLAEKPAFKRLISSKRCIIPTNGFYEWRKEGSAKQPMRILMKDDRLFSLAGLYDTWTDPDGNKLSTCTIITTEPNSLMEDIHNRMPVILRPEDEAEWLGRDNDIQSLLGLLKPYQASEMRAYEVPKEVGNVRNNNEDLIKEVG; from the coding sequence ATGTGTGGTAGATTTACGATTACTGATCCAATCGAGCAAATAATGGACCGATATATGGCTTCGATTGCTGATGGATTTGAGTACAAGCCTAATTACAATGCAGCGCCTATGCAACACATTCCAACGATTATCGGTAGTAAAGATGGTAATCGATTGGGTTCGCTCCGCTGGGGCCTGGTACCCGTTTGGGCCAAGGATGATAAGATAGGAAACAAGATGATTAATGCCCGGGCCGAGACTCTGGCAGAGAAACCAGCCTTTAAACGCCTGATCAGTTCCAAACGTTGCATTATCCCGACAAACGGATTCTATGAGTGGCGTAAGGAAGGTTCAGCAAAGCAACCTATGCGTATCCTTATGAAGGATGACCGTTTATTCTCGCTTGCTGGCCTGTACGATACCTGGACAGATCCGGACGGAAACAAACTAAGCACATGCACCATCATCACTACTGAACCGAATAGTCTGATGGAAGACATCCACAACCGCATGCCGGTCATCCTAAGACCTGAGGATGAAGCGGAATGGCTTGGAAGAGATAATGATATTCAGTCGCTACTTGGCTTGCTTAAGCCATATCAAGCTTCTGAGATGAGAGCATATGAGGTGCCGAAGGAAGTCGGCAATGTGAGAAACAACAATGAAGATTTAATTAAAGAAGTGGGTTAA
- a CDS encoding GH25 family lysozyme produces MQQRKESNVQGIDVSRYQGKIDWLQVKADKREFVFIKATEGQTYTDPNFVTNVKGALSAGLLVGTYHFLKATTAAAAKAEAVHYVKSLEEIGGAKALQLPPVMDYENNPEGISKAQINIVAKAFLTELERLTGIKPIIYTGNSFASNFDTGLSGYDLWIARYSNTRVPDDQPAWKSWTIWQYSDSGKVPGIAGNVDLNEFNGSLSDLKKRYGREQDMSNPFEGYRLTSPFGMRKHPVSGVNKFHRGVDLVVSPADGPIYAFVAGEVIHAKMGVSGSGFGNYGIVVAIKDDKGCLHVYAHLSAAGVKVGQQVKRGQLIGKQGSTGISSGAHLHYEVRKAFSPQYGYTVTEAGVVEPTQYLINYYGQTPVKEDKPVTQERDINVVSPWAAETWAEVTANGYYDGTRPGAMITREESGIVTNRLRKNILKLIAGINGNVADMDERLKKIEAEG; encoded by the coding sequence ATGCAACAAAGAAAAGAAAGTAATGTTCAAGGGATCGATGTCTCCCGTTACCAAGGCAAGATTGATTGGCTTCAGGTGAAAGCGGACAAGCGAGAATTTGTGTTCATCAAGGCCACGGAAGGCCAAACATACACTGATCCGAATTTTGTGACCAACGTTAAGGGTGCCTTGTCGGCGGGTTTGTTGGTTGGTACGTATCACTTCCTGAAGGCAACAACAGCAGCTGCAGCCAAGGCCGAAGCAGTCCATTACGTAAAATCCCTCGAGGAGATCGGCGGGGCAAAAGCGTTACAGTTACCGCCTGTGATGGACTACGAGAACAATCCTGAAGGGATCAGCAAGGCACAGATTAACATTGTGGCCAAAGCTTTTTTGACTGAGCTGGAGCGGCTGACAGGGATCAAACCGATCATCTATACGGGCAACTCATTCGCAAGCAATTTTGATACTGGTCTTTCCGGTTATGATCTTTGGATTGCACGTTATAGTAACACTCGTGTTCCGGATGATCAGCCCGCATGGAAGAGCTGGACCATATGGCAATATAGCGACTCAGGTAAGGTACCGGGCATTGCCGGCAACGTGGATCTGAATGAATTCAACGGCAGCCTATCGGATTTGAAGAAACGATACGGAAGGGAGCAAGACATGAGTAATCCATTTGAAGGGTACCGGCTCACAAGTCCGTTCGGAATGCGTAAGCATCCAGTAAGCGGCGTTAATAAGTTTCATCGTGGTGTTGACCTGGTTGTATCTCCTGCAGACGGGCCAATCTATGCTTTTGTGGCTGGAGAGGTTATTCACGCTAAAATGGGCGTGTCCGGATCCGGCTTCGGTAATTATGGAATAGTTGTGGCCATTAAGGACGACAAAGGTTGTCTGCACGTTTACGCCCATTTATCAGCTGCAGGCGTAAAAGTTGGCCAACAAGTAAAACGTGGTCAACTGATCGGTAAGCAAGGCAGCACAGGCATCAGCAGCGGAGCTCATTTGCATTACGAAGTTCGCAAAGCCTTCAGTCCGCAATATGGTTATACAGTCACAGAAGCGGGAGTTGTGGAGCCGACACAATACTTAATCAACTACTATGGGCAGACGCCCGTAAAGGAGGACAAGCCAGTGACACAAGAACGTGACATTAACGTTGTGAGCCCATGGGCAGCAGAGACATGGGCAGAAGTTACTGCCAATGGTTATTACGATGGTACGCGTCCTGGAGCAATGATTACACGAGAAGAATCTGGAATTGTGACGAACAGGCTAAGGAAAAATATCCTGAAGCTAATCGCAGGGATTAACGGAAACGTGGCTGACATGGATGAGCGACTGAAGAAGATTGAAGCAGAAGGATAA